A genomic window from Salvia hispanica cultivar TCC Black 2014 chromosome 5, UniMelb_Shisp_WGS_1.0, whole genome shotgun sequence includes:
- the LOC125186051 gene encoding cysteine proteinase inhibitor A-like isoform X2, whose product MNLKRMTIDFGLLLVVAAVVCQIGFCSESPKVGGLRNTVQNSLKIDDIGRFAVQEHNKNQNSLIEFGRVVDAKEQVVAGTMYHLTVEAVDGGQSKIYEAKVWVKPWMNFKQLQEFKEVDDNHPITSSALGVERGH is encoded by the exons ATGAATTTGAAGCGAATGACCATTGATTTCGGCTTGCTTTTGGTGGTGGCTGCTGTAGTTTGTCAGATCGGATTCTGCAGCGAATCGCCGAAGGTTGGAGGGCTACGCAATACGGTTCAAAACAGTCTCAAGATTGACGATATCGGCCGCTTTGCTGTTCAAGAACATAACAAAAATCAG AACTCTTTGATTGAATTTGGAAGAGTAGTAGATGCGAAAGAACAGGTAGTAGCTGGTACAATGTACCATCTTACAGTCGAGGCAGTCGATGGGGGACAAAGCAAGATATATGAAGCTAAAGTGTGGGTGAAGCCATGGATGAATTTCAAGCAGCTTCAGGAATTTAAAGAGGTTGATGATAACCACCCAATCACATCTTCAGCTCTTGGCGTTGAGCGTG GTCATTGA
- the LOC125189597 gene encoding zinc finger protein JAGGED-like, with protein sequence MEDDDNKQEQGSPSEEQSKRAIGDQAAVADIDREYGCRYCHKKFSNKQALGGHQNAHKVERAMEKNMHDNNYYVEGTGSRMTVPTPFFGPYHYRHDLPQRSLFAYNHRPSGMLAVAPCLPPFHIRPSPMAHAQNFRPVFNQAPPLGFAEYLVQPGHLNTRNVPGNQYDESGLDLSLKL encoded by the coding sequence ATGGAAGACGACGACAACAAGCAGGAGCAAGGCAGCCCCTCAGAGGAGCAGAGCAAGAGGGCCATTGGAGATCAGGCGGCGGTGGCAGATATAGATCGGGAGTACGGTTGCCGGTACTGCCACAAGAAATTCAGCAACAAGCAGGCACTGGGCGGCCACCAAAATGCGCACAAAGTAGAGCGGGCCATGGAGAAGAACATGCATGACAACAACTACTATGTCGAGGGCACGGGATCCCGTATGACTGTACCCACCCCTTTCTTCGGTCCGTACCACTACCGCCATGATCTCCCGCAAAGGTCTCTCTTCGCCTACAACCACCGCCCCTCTGGAATGTTGGCTGTGGCCCCATGCCTTCCTCCTTTCCATATCCGCCCCAGTCCCATGGCCCACGCCCAGAACTTCAGGCCCGTATTTAATCAGGCCCCACCCCTGGGCTTCGCTGAATACCTCGTCCAGCCCGGCCACCTAAATACGAGGAATGTTCCGGGAAACCAGTATGATGAATCAGGCTTGGATTTGTCTCTGAAATTGTGA
- the LOC125186051 gene encoding cysteine proteinase inhibitor A-like isoform X1, whose translation MNLKRMTIDFGLLLVVAAVVCQIGFCSESPKVGGLRNTVQNSLKIDDIGRFAVQEHNKNQNSLIEFGRVVDAKEQVVAGTMYHLTVEAVDGGQSKIYEAKVWVKPWMNFKQLQEFKEVDDNHPITSSALGVERVLKRMVAFKYR comes from the exons ATGAATTTGAAGCGAATGACCATTGATTTCGGCTTGCTTTTGGTGGTGGCTGCTGTAGTTTGTCAGATCGGATTCTGCAGCGAATCGCCGAAGGTTGGAGGGCTACGCAATACGGTTCAAAACAGTCTCAAGATTGACGATATCGGCCGCTTTGCTGTTCAAGAACATAACAAAAATCAG AACTCTTTGATTGAATTTGGAAGAGTAGTAGATGCGAAAGAACAGGTAGTAGCTGGTACAATGTACCATCTTACAGTCGAGGCAGTCGATGGGGGACAAAGCAAGATATATGAAGCTAAAGTGTGGGTGAAGCCATGGATGAATTTCAAGCAGCTTCAGGAATTTAAAGAGGTTGATGATAACCACCCAATCACATCTTCAGCTCTTGGCGTTGAGCGTG TTTTAAAAAGAATGGTTGCATTCAAGTATCGATAA
- the LOC125186050 gene encoding uncharacterized protein LOC125186050: MSFRVDEFVGDLIEDMEVKHEIAHGLETMLPEKDKEDQGQVGELLAQGVRNPDLRANPFQEGENDMTMSARHQVFSPRREPWIDWGPRKRVKTCQGFNKARGSPEGARNREGLDLRTNPFQEGEDDTNMEAVRQGFQLQLDSTRNRPIEMISESYETTTIVFVLEIASRGYLSHLNRSPDEGVMVVLQKLRRTGEGVQREHPGGCFSPCNSPDRVNHPRLSF, translated from the exons ATGTCTTTTCGTGTTGATGAATTTGTAGGAGATTTAATTGAAGACATGGAAGTGAAACATGAAATTGCACATGGCTTGGAAACTATGCTCCCGGAGAAGGATAAAGAGGATCAAGGGCAAGTGGGTGAACTCCTTGCCCAAG GTGTGCGGAATCCGGATTTGAGggcaaatcctttccaagaaggggagaATGATATGACCATGAGTGCTAGACATCAAGTGTTTTCACCTCGACGTGAGCCATGGATTGATTGGGGTCCAAGGAAGAGAGTGAAGACGTGCCAAGGATTCAATAAAGCTAGAGGGTCTCCCGAGGGTGCGAGGAATAGAGAAGGCttggatttgaggacaaatcctttccaagaaggggaggatgatacgaacatggaagccgtgcgtcaaggatttcaactaCAGCTGGATTCAACCAGAAACCGTCCTATCGAGATGAtatccgaaagctatgaaactaccACCATCGTTTTCGTCTTggaaatagcttcgcgtgggtatctttcacatctcaatcggagtccggATGAGGGAGTTATGGTGGTTTTACAGAAGTTGCGTAGAACCGGTGAGGGAGTCCAGAGAGAACACCCGGGCGGGTGTTTTTCACCCTGCaattcacccgaccgggtgaatcACCCGAGACTTAGTTTTTGA